The following is a genomic window from Pedobacter sp. KBS0701.
GTAAAAGAAATTCTTTTAATTATTGCTGGTGTAACTTCGGCGTGTTTTGGCCTAAAAAGCTTTTTAATGCCGAGCCATTTTATTGACGGTGGTGTTACTGGTATTTCCCTCTTGCTAAGCACCTTAACTGGCTGGAATTTATCGTACCTCATTGCTATCATCAATATCCCATTTGTTATTTTAGGTTACAGGCAGATTGGTAAAGGCTTTGCCATTAAAACTGCTATCGCCATTGCTACGCTCTCACTGGCGCTAATTATATTGCCCTTTCAGCCCATTACACACGATAAATTACTTATTGCATTTTTTGGCGGTTTGTTTTTAGGTGGAGGAATCGGATTGGCCATGCGTGGCGGCTGTGTAATTGATGGTACAGAAGTTTTAGCGCTTTACATCAGTAAAAACAGCATTTTAACTGTTGGAAATATCATCCTGATTTTAAACATCATTATTTTTGCATTCGCAGCTTATTTCCTAAACATCGAAACTGCGCTTTATGCCATTCTAACATACTTATCTGCATCTAGTACCATCGATTTTATCGTAAATGGCATAGAACAATATACAGGTGT
Proteins encoded in this region:
- a CDS encoding YitT family protein produces the protein MNRIKNRHTRFVKEILLIIAGVTSACFGLKSFLMPSHFIDGGVTGISLLLSTLTGWNLSYLIAIINIPFVILGYRQIGKGFAIKTAIAIATLSLALIILPFQPITHDKLLIAFFGGLFLGGGIGLAMRGGCVIDGTEVLALYISKNSILTVGNIILILNIIIFAFAAYFLNIETALYAILTYLSASSTIDFIVNGIEQYTGVTIISEHQEAIKGFIINEMKRGVTIYKGEGGYGEKKDIDIIFTVVTKLEMSKLQTAIRQIDSDAFVIQQQIADLKGGVVKRHALH